The window CCGTGGAGTCCGAGTTGGGCAAGGGGGCCTGTTTTATCATTTCAATTCCTTTGGCAGAGCGTGCAGACGAAGACGTATAGCAATGTATAAAATCTCGGCCTGTGTTTACTGCTGCCGTACGTGGCGTGTATCATTCCGTCTGGTACGTCTCATGGACGTTTGTTCCGGCTGATGATACATTTATGAAGAATCCCGGACCTGCATTCTGCGGGGGGATGCTAACCTTAATCGGATGGTGCCATGTCTCAGACGAATATTCTCCTTGAATCCGGTACCAACGAGCTTGAAGTCGTCGAATTCTTCATTGATGAAGAGGACGGCTACAGGGCTCACTATGGCGTTAACGTTGCAAAGGTGTTGGAAATTCTTCGCAAGCAGCCTGTTACGTCCATGCCGGAAATGCCGCATCCTGCGGTTATGGGAGCTTTCAAGCATCGGGATAATTCGATTGTGCCGCTTATCGATCTTGCGGTGTATCTGGACCGTAATCGAAAGAAGAGTTCAGACCCCAAGGTTATTGTCACGGAATTCAATGAGGTGGTGACGGCCTTTCTGGTGTCTGGTGTGAACCGCATCCATCGGATGAGCTGGGAGGATGTGGAAGCGCCGAGTGAATTCCTGCAGAAGACGACTGGCAACTCCATTACCGGTGTTGTCCGTCTTGAAGGGCGCGTTGTTTTTCTGCTCGACCTTGAAATGATCGTGGCCGACCTTGATGACAGTCTGGCCATCCGCATGGAAGCCCCGACGGCCGATCGTGTCGCAGGAAAGACCTACACCATAGTTCATGCCGATGATTCCGGCAGTGTCCGTGCGCTGGTAAAGTCGCTTCTTGAGGCGAGCAACTTCCGTGTAGTGCAGTTCACCAACGGCCGTGATGCATGGGAATATCTGCAGCGGCAGGCGGCAGAAGCACGCGAAGAGGGTGGCAGTCTTGTGGACAGGGTGCAGGGGATTATCTCCGACATTGAAATGCCGCAGATGGACGGTCACAACCTGTGCAAGCGTATCAAGGAGAATCCGGATATGCGCATGCTGCCTGTGGCGCTATTTTCTTCCCTCATCACCGAGAAGCTGGAGCACAAGGGGACGGCTGTGGGGGCGGATGCCCAGTTCGCCAAGCCGGACCTGCAACGCCTCAGCGAGTTCATGCTGAATCTGCTTGCCGAACGAGGCATGTAGCCGCCTTCCTTCAATACCTTCCAGAAAAACGTAACGCGCCGCTCCGGGCTATCCGGGGCGGCGCGGTATTGTCTGCCCTACGCTTGTCCAGAGTGTAGGGCGTCGACTCTGTCGGGTATCCCCCCCGACAGTTTCCGAAGGCCATTTCCGTACTTTGTCCAACATGTGGAACGGCGCTTCGGCACGGACAGACCGATGTCCTGCCTGCCTATAGTCAAGAAGCGTGCCAGAGTCTGGGAACCCGCATGGGACGGTCTTTTGATATAATTGCGAGTGATTCCTGATATCTTTTGTCGCAGTTAAGTGCACCAGAATGAAACGTTTATGTCCTTATTCCATGATTTGAGAATAGTTAATCCGCTAATTCGGATTAACGGAGAGGGTTCCTGTCTGCAATAGAGGATTAACGCCTCTTTCTCTGCGGTGTCGCGATGTCGTACTTTTTCAGAAGATCATATAGGTACGAGCGGGAGAGGCCGGAAAGTGCGCAGGCTGCAGGGATGTCTCCGTTGCTTTGTTTCAATAGTTCGGTGAGATAGCCAAGGAATGCGGCGTCTCTGAAGGCAAAGAACGGGGGGAGGTTGGGCTGGTCGGCAGGCGTGTCCGATATCGTGGAATAAGAATGAGAGTTGTCCGCAGGAACGGATTGGCTGGCCTGCACGTGGGGCGAAAGAGCCTGTTGCGCGTGGTGCGCTTCCGTGTTCGTCGCCGGAAGTGTGCGGGACCGTCTGTCGAGCTGTTCAAAAGCGCTTGATTCAGGCGTCTCAATCGTGTCGCTGATGACACAGGAGGCCCCCGGTCTGAGCGGAGGAGTGAATGTATCGCCAAGGTCGCCAAACGTATCCGGGGGAGCTGGCTGCATATCCTTGGGGGGCAGCAGCCCGTCGCTGCTGTCGGCCACGGTCAGCCAGCTTTTTGCCGCGTCAGTGCTCCGGGGCAGGGGGGCAGTGATTGAGCTGGCAGCAGCCCGCGCAATACTGATGCGCACATGGTCCGGCAGGTGGCGTGAGAAAAGTTTGGGCTCGTCCTGTGCAGCGAGTACGGCACGTTCCAGCGTGTGGATGAGTTCCCGCACGTTGCCGGGCCATTGGTATTCCTTGAGGGCGGCGTGCAGGTCTGTGGAAATGCTCTTGGCCGGCATGCCATATTTACCGCAGAGTCGACGGATGTAGTGTGCCGAAAGCTCCGGAAGGTCGTCCAGACGTTCACGGAGCGGCGGAATGTGCATGACAACGGTGCGCATGCGGAAGAGCAGGTCGCTGCGGAAGGTGCCCCGCGATACCATTTCCTCGATGTTGCGGTTGGTGGCACAGATGAGCCGGAAGTCGGATGTGATTTCGGCGCGTCCGCCCACGGGGCGGAACCGGTGCTCCTGCAGCACGCGCAGGAAAATTTTCTGCATGGCAAGGGGCAGTTCCCCTACCTCGTCCAGAAAGAGTGTGCCTCTGTGGGCTTGTGCCACAAGGCCGTCCCTGTCCTTGTCAGCACCGGTGAACGCGCCTTTGCGGTGACCGAAAAGCGTGGAGCCCGCCAGTGTTCTGGAGAGGGAGGCGCAATCCACTGCCACAAAAGGCCCGCTGCTGCGCTGGCTGTTGTCGTGAATGGCTCGGGCGAAGACTTCCTTGCCCACGCCGGTTTCGCCGTACAGCAGGGTGGAAGCGTCGGAGGCTGCCGCTTCCGAAACAATATCGAGACAGCGGGTGAGGCCGGGGCTGCCGCCGATGATGGAATCGCGTTTGAGCCGCACCTCGCCGCGTTTGCCGGGCTTGCGTCCCCGGTAATCCAGCGCACGGATGAGCGGCAGCACCATGCGATCCACAGCGCCCTGCTTAGCCACATAATCCCATGCGCCGTTGCGAATGGCACGCTCGGCTCCGTCCGCGGTGGCGGCGTCCGTGATCATGATGACTTCCGGTTTTGCGGGCTGGGTCCGCAGCTTGGGCAGGGTGTCCAGACCGTTGCCGTCCGGCAGGGCAGTGTTCAGAAAGATGATGTCGGCGTTGCGGAGTGAAGGCGTGGAAAGCGCGATGCCCAGAGATTGCGCATGTTCCGCCTGATGACCGAGTCCGGCCACGATGGCGCCGAGAGATTCGCAGAAGGCGGGGTCGGCGTCTATGACGAATATACGTGCCATGTCGGTGGTTCTACTCCTGATTGGTGTCCAGCGCTACTTCCAGAAGATGCAGCATGGCCTGTGAATCCATGGGCTTGCGGGCAAAACAGCATATGCCGGACTCCCGTGCAAGGTCCAGCGTCACGGGGTCTGTGGCCTCTCTGCACAGGGCTACCTTCACATCGGGGTGAATGCCTTTGACGGTGCGTGCCAGTTCCAGTCCGTTCATCTGCGGCATGGCAAAGGCCGTGACGATGAGGTCGAAGGTGGGAGGAGACTCCATGAATACGCGCAGGGCCTCAACGCTGCCGGAAATGGTGTCTATGCGGTAGCCGAGCGGGGCCAGCAGACCGCGCCATTTGCGCAGTTCGCGGGGGTCGGCGTCCACCACCAGAATGCGTTCGCTGCCGAGGCGCGGTGCCGGTGCAAGGGGTTGGCTCTGGTCCACCTCGCGGGCGTGCGAGGGAAGGTACAGGCAGAAGGTGGAGCCGAGTTCGGGTTCGGAAAGCACGGTGATGCCGCCATCATGTGCGCGGGCGATGCCGTGCGCCACGGAAAGGCCGAGGCCCTGTGCGCCGCTGCTGCTCTCTGTGGTGAAAAAGGGGTCGAAGATGCGGGTGGCGATCTGCTCTGTCATGCCGCAGCCGGTATCCTGTACGGTCAGGCGTATGTAGTGGCCCGGGCTCAGGTCGGCACGGAACGCCGCTGTGCGTTCGTCCAGTTCCACATTGCGCAGGCTCACGCTGATGGTGCCGCGTTCGCCCACGGCGCGGATGGCGTTGCTCATCAGGTTTTCCAGCACCTGCCGTATCTGGGTGGGGTCTGCCAACACCGTGTCCGGATGCGCGGAAAGGTCTTCGCGCAGGTCCACCTCAGGCGGGAGCAGCGGGCGCAGATCGTCCAGCGTCTCCGTGATGATGGGAGAGATGGTGACAGGCCGTTTGTCTCCCTCGCGCTGACGGCTGATGGTGAGGAACTGGTGCATCAGCGCTTTTGCCCTGTTGGCCGCGCCCAGCACTTCGTTCAGGTTGCGGCGGGCCGCATGGTTGTCCGGTATGTTGCGCAGCGCATCTTCCGTGTTGCGCAGAATGGGCTGGAGCAGGGTGCCGAAGTCCGCCGCCATGCCGCCAGCAAGAATGCTCACGGCCTCCAGCTTCTGCGACTGCCGAAGCTGTTCTTCGATGAATGTCCGCTGGAACTCGGTTTCCTTGCGCTGGGTGATGTCCACCAGCGTGCCTTCGTAATAGCGGATGGAGCCTTTGGTCGTATAGACGGCGCGGGCGTTGATGAGCGCCCAGATGAGTCTGCCGTCCCTGCGGCGGAACTGCAGCTCGAAGTTGCTGATGTTGCCATGGGATTTGAGTTGCTCCAGCATCTCCAGAAAGCGCGGGGCATCCAGCAGGATAGCTTGTCGATCTTCCGGAAACTGGCGCAGCATGGCACCGGGGGAAGGGTAGCCGAAAATTTTGGACAGGGCAGGGTTCACCAGCAGGAACGTTCCGGTTCTGGACTTGCGGAACATGCCTTCCACGGCGTTGTCAAAGAAGCTGCGTACGTCCTGTTCTTCCCGCTGCGGCATCTGCGGTCGGACTGTGGGCGGTGTGTGGTGCGCTGTCATGCGGGCGACTCTAGCCTTGCCGCGCTGGCATGGCAAGCAGAGGCCTGCAGCCTGTTTGGTATATCCTGTCCACCCCCTGTTGCGCCCCTTCGGTACCGTCTTTTCATCGCCTTCACGCCATGCTCTCGTCGATTGTCCGAAAAAAGCCTGTGATACGGGTTTTGCCTCATGCGGGGCACAGGGCTCCGCTTCACTGCAAGTAACAGGAGGACAGATCGTGGCGAGACATTCTCATCCACATTCAGGCGGAGCCCTTACCCGCATGATGACCACCGAGGAGTGGCTGCGGACAGAGGCCTTTGCGCCGAAGCCCCGTAACGCCGCCATGGCGGCGGCCATGAATCCCGATGTGCCCATGAGCACGGAGGAGTACCTGCGGGCCATGTTCGGTGAACAGGAGACAGGCTGGAAGGCGGCCAACATGGTGGGGCCGTGTGGCGGAGCCGGTCGCACTATGGCGGCGAAACAGGTGGGCGGCAGGGGCACCGCTGCGGCGGGGCGTGCCGTTGCATCAGCAGACGTGCGGCCTTCCGAGGAGCGGGGTGCGTTTGACGTGAGCGGCATGTTCGCGGACGAGTGGGAGACGCAACTCGACGACAACGGCTTGCCCGTGTTTGCGGATCAGGCGGGGTATCGCTCTGCGGGGGCGAAAGGTTCCAACGGTCAGGCAGACTGGTTCAGGGAACTTGTTCCGCAGGGGGATGATGGAGAAGCGGCAGAGGGAGGCAGTGCCGCAGCGGAGGGCGCAGGAAGCACAAATTCCGGCAGCGCCGCCATGCCTCAGGCCGGACCGGACCAGATTCGCGACCTGACGCCGGACTCGCTGCCCCGCGAAGAGTTGCGACGCTTTGCGGTCAGTCCGCAGGGGGCCGCATATGGTGTCGCACAGGGGGGCACCCCCAGCGTGGCCCTGCCCGCCATGCGTCCGGTCTTTGCCGAACTCTTCGTGCAGCGCGATGAGGAAGGTCGCATCACCCGCAAGGTTATGAGCACTCCCTTGGGCAAGGACGTGCGCACCTATGCCTATGATGCAGCAGGGCGACTGGTCGCGAGCGGTGTCATTGTCGCCAAGGGGGAAGCTGTTGCCGCTTCGGTAGGTGACCGGAAGGTGCCTCGTGCTGCCGGAGTTGCGGCGGCAGGGTGTCAGCCTTACGGGCAGGGCTTGGATGTGTCGTATGGTCAGGCTGCGGGCGCAACCGAAATCGTGACTGAGGTGTATGTCTATGGTCTCGCAGGCGAGCGTCTGGCTTCGACCCGCGCTGGCGTTGGCGAGACTCGCTATGTCTATGACGAGGCTGGCCGGATGGTGCAGGCCGGTACCGTGCGCTTCGTGTATGACCAGTCCGGCAGGCTGGCCCGCCGCCTGACCCCCGCCGGAGAAACCCGCTACGACTATGACGCCGCCGGCAACCTCGTCGCCGTGGCCCTGCCCGATGGTCGCGTGATCGAATATCTGCTTGATGCCGCTGGCAGACGCATCGCCAAGTCCGTGAACGGCGTCATGCTGGAAAAGTTCGCGTGGCGCGACGCCGTAACGCTGGAAAGCACCTCCCGCCCCGACGGTTCCGGCCTCTGCCGGTTTATCTATGCACAGGACTCACGCATGCCCGTCTGCATGGAACGCGGCGGCCTGCGCCTCTCCCTCGCCTTTGACCAATCGGGCACCCCCTTTGCGGTTGCCAACGCAAACGGCGATTTGATACAGGCTTACAAACATGATGCATTCGGTAATGTTGTCAGTATGCTGACGCAGGATGTCCGCATCCCCTTCGGCTTCGGCGGCGGTTTGTTCGATGCTGACACCGGCCTTGTCCATCTCGGCTACCGCGAGTACGACCCGCGCATCGGCCGCTTCATCCAGCCAGACCCCCTCGGCTACGCTGGCGGCGATGTTGATGTCTACGGCTACTGCCTTGATGATCCGGTGAACTTGGTGGACCCGTTGGGGTTGGAGCCTGCGGCTGGTGAGGCTGGCAACGGGAATGGCGCGGAGCAGAAAAAGGAATCGGAACCGGCCAAGAAAGTGCCGGATATTACTGAGCAGGGTGAAGAGATTCCTGCTGTTCCGCCCAAGCCTTCTCCTCCCCAGCAAGAGGTGCTCCCCGAAGGTTGGACAGTAAAGAACGGGGTGTACTTCAATGAGAAAGGGGTACCCGTTGGCGAAAAGGGCTTGCAAAAGCCAGCGATAGACCCTGTTGATGTTGTTGCTGGCGTCGGCTCGGTGGCGGCTAAGCCTGCAATACAGGCTGCAAAGGCTGCGGGTATGGCTGTGCTTAGCCATCCTGAATATATGGAGCCTGCCATGGAAGCCATCGGGGGAGCGGTTATTCCTGGTCCTCCTAGTTTAAATTGGGCAAGTATTAGAGGATTCGCAGCTAGCAAAGTTTATGAAATGATTCAGGGAGAATAATTGTGAAAGTGACTCGTGGAGATTGGCTAAATTCATTGGTATTCCTTTTTCTTGGTATATGGCCATTGCTTTCGGGCGACTATTACACTCGTGAGGGGGTGCTTATGTATAGTTGGGTGCCCTATGTTTTGATCGCTGTAGGCATTTTGATTCCAGTCGTTGCCAATAAGCTGCGATCAAAGGGAGACGATTCTTCCCAGAAGTGATTTGTAAGGCCGACGGCTTTGCCGTTGGCCTTTCTTGCATAGTCTACCCTCTCCGCATCCCCCTCGGCTACGCTGGCGGCGATGTTGATGTCTACGGCTACTGCCTTGATGATCCGGTGAATCTGGTGGACCCGCTGGGGTTGGAGGGAGCGGCTGCTAATGAGGTGCGGAGGTCCACAGACCACACCCCTACCGTGGTGCCCGGGATGCCTCCTCTGGATAACCCGGTTATTCGCCAATCTCAGTATCCTGAGGGGGTGCCGGGGGTAGAGCCGAGGCCGGGCGCTACGAAAAGGATTGTTGGGGCATGTGTCGGAGGAGCATCTGGGGCTGCAATAGGGCTTGGCCCTGGAGCTGCCCCTGCGGGCTGTTTGGGTGGCATTGTCAAGCAAGGAATAGAAGAGTTTGTTAACGGAGTACGGGAACAATAATTAGCAATGCGGAGAAGGGGAGCTCCTCTTCTCCGCATTAAGGAAAATCTATATGGAT is drawn from Desulfovibrio mangrovi and contains these coding sequences:
- a CDS encoding RHS repeat domain-containing protein, with the translated sequence MARHSHPHSGGALTRMMTTEEWLRTEAFAPKPRNAAMAAAMNPDVPMSTEEYLRAMFGEQETGWKAANMVGPCGGAGRTMAAKQVGGRGTAAAGRAVASADVRPSEERGAFDVSGMFADEWETQLDDNGLPVFADQAGYRSAGAKGSNGQADWFRELVPQGDDGEAAEGGSAAAEGAGSTNSGSAAMPQAGPDQIRDLTPDSLPREELRRFAVSPQGAAYGVAQGGTPSVALPAMRPVFAELFVQRDEEGRITRKVMSTPLGKDVRTYAYDAAGRLVASGVIVAKGEAVAASVGDRKVPRAAGVAAAGCQPYGQGLDVSYGQAAGATEIVTEVYVYGLAGERLASTRAGVGETRYVYDEAGRMVQAGTVRFVYDQSGRLARRLTPAGETRYDYDAAGNLVAVALPDGRVIEYLLDAAGRRIAKSVNGVMLEKFAWRDAVTLESTSRPDGSGLCRFIYAQDSRMPVCMERGGLRLSLAFDQSGTPFAVANANGDLIQAYKHDAFGNVVSMLTQDVRIPFGFGGGLFDADTGLVHLGYREYDPRIGRFIQPDPLGYAGGDVDVYGYCLDDPVNLVDPLGLEPAAGEAGNGNGAEQKKESEPAKKVPDITEQGEEIPAVPPKPSPPQQEVLPEGWTVKNGVYFNEKGVPVGEKGLQKPAIDPVDVVAGVGSVAAKPAIQAAKAAGMAVLSHPEYMEPAMEAIGGAVIPGPPSLNWASIRGFAASKVYEMIQGE
- a CDS encoding chemotaxis protein; protein product: MSQTNILLESGTNELEVVEFFIDEEDGYRAHYGVNVAKVLEILRKQPVTSMPEMPHPAVMGAFKHRDNSIVPLIDLAVYLDRNRKKSSDPKVIVTEFNEVVTAFLVSGVNRIHRMSWEDVEAPSEFLQKTTGNSITGVVRLEGRVVFLLDLEMIVADLDDSLAIRMEAPTADRVAGKTYTIVHADDSGSVRALVKSLLEASNFRVVQFTNGRDAWEYLQRQAAEAREEGGSLVDRVQGIISDIEMPQMDGHNLCKRIKENPDMRMLPVALFSSLITEKLEHKGTAVGADAQFAKPDLQRLSEFMLNLLAERGM
- a CDS encoding sigma-54-dependent transcriptional regulator; its protein translation is MARIFVIDADPAFCESLGAIVAGLGHQAEHAQSLGIALSTPSLRNADIIFLNTALPDGNGLDTLPKLRTQPAKPEVIMITDAATADGAERAIRNGAWDYVAKQGAVDRMVLPLIRALDYRGRKPGKRGEVRLKRDSIIGGSPGLTRCLDIVSEAAASDASTLLYGETGVGKEVFARAIHDNSQRSSGPFVAVDCASLSRTLAGSTLFGHRKGAFTGADKDRDGLVAQAHRGTLFLDEVGELPLAMQKIFLRVLQEHRFRPVGGRAEITSDFRLICATNRNIEEMVSRGTFRSDLLFRMRTVVMHIPPLRERLDDLPELSAHYIRRLCGKYGMPAKSISTDLHAALKEYQWPGNVRELIHTLERAVLAAQDEPKLFSRHLPDHVRISIARAAASSITAPLPRSTDAAKSWLTVADSSDGLLPPKDMQPAPPDTFGDLGDTFTPPLRPGASCVISDTIETPESSAFEQLDRRSRTLPATNTEAHHAQQALSPHVQASQSVPADNSHSYSTISDTPADQPNLPPFFAFRDAAFLGYLTELLKQSNGDIPAACALSGLSRSYLYDLLKKYDIATPQRKRR
- a CDS encoding hybrid sensor histidine kinase/response regulator translates to MTAHHTPPTVRPQMPQREEQDVRSFFDNAVEGMFRKSRTGTFLLVNPALSKIFGYPSPGAMLRQFPEDRQAILLDAPRFLEMLEQLKSHGNISNFELQFRRRDGRLIWALINARAVYTTKGSIRYYEGTLVDITQRKETEFQRTFIEEQLRQSQKLEAVSILAGGMAADFGTLLQPILRNTEDALRNIPDNHAARRNLNEVLGAANRAKALMHQFLTISRQREGDKRPVTISPIITETLDDLRPLLPPEVDLREDLSAHPDTVLADPTQIRQVLENLMSNAIRAVGERGTISVSLRNVELDERTAAFRADLSPGHYIRLTVQDTGCGMTEQIATRIFDPFFTTESSSGAQGLGLSVAHGIARAHDGGITVLSEPELGSTFCLYLPSHAREVDQSQPLAPAPRLGSERILVVDADPRELRKWRGLLAPLGYRIDTISGSVEALRVFMESPPTFDLIVTAFAMPQMNGLELARTVKGIHPDVKVALCREATDPVTLDLARESGICCFARKPMDSQAMLHLLEVALDTNQE